One window from the genome of Hyphomonas neptunium ATCC 15444 encodes:
- a CDS encoding MFS transporter has translation MSDRFEAFRYSSYTRYFISRFFTSFSVQVLSVAVGWQIYDATRDPALLGWIGLVQFLPALCLVVVTGNAADRLGRRLVMACAMLLMMACAGTILFLATTDQFAPVLVLSVLTMFGVARAFYGPASTSLAVNLVPKEVFPNAVGWISSSWQLATIAGPVAGGLLYGLSPMAAYGTATTLFAVGATLILTIPKPVQKVDKAPTTLSSLLGGFSYIWKEKIVLGAITLDLFAVLLGGAIALMPVYARDILDVGEMGLGLLRAAPGVGAIIAIAIITAFPIRDYAGWILLVSVAFFGLATAVFGASTLAWLSILALMFVGGFDMVSVYVREILVQIWTPDTVRGRVNAVNSIFVGASNELGETRAGFMAAALGPVFTVVAGGIAAVGVAGLSAFLFPKLRDARRLHEGRPEH, from the coding sequence ATGTCTGACCGTTTCGAAGCGTTCCGGTATTCGTCCTATACCCGCTATTTCATCTCGCGCTTCTTCACCTCTTTTTCGGTTCAGGTGCTCTCGGTCGCGGTTGGCTGGCAGATCTATGACGCTACGCGCGATCCGGCGCTGCTCGGCTGGATCGGCCTCGTCCAGTTCCTGCCGGCGCTCTGCCTCGTCGTGGTCACCGGCAATGCCGCAGACCGGCTCGGCCGCCGCCTTGTGATGGCATGTGCCATGCTGCTGATGATGGCCTGCGCCGGCACGATCCTCTTCCTCGCCACAACGGACCAGTTTGCGCCCGTCCTGGTGCTAAGCGTGCTCACGATGTTTGGTGTGGCGCGCGCCTTCTATGGGCCGGCCTCGACCAGCCTTGCGGTCAACCTCGTGCCCAAGGAAGTGTTTCCCAATGCGGTGGGGTGGATTTCCTCGTCCTGGCAGCTGGCCACCATTGCCGGGCCGGTCGCCGGGGGGCTGCTTTACGGCCTCTCGCCCATGGCCGCCTATGGCACCGCCACGACGCTCTTTGCCGTGGGCGCCACGCTCATCCTGACGATCCCCAAGCCCGTCCAGAAGGTCGACAAGGCCCCTACGACCCTTTCCAGCCTCCTTGGGGGCTTCAGCTATATCTGGAAGGAGAAGATCGTCCTGGGCGCGATCACGCTGGACCTGTTCGCCGTGCTGCTGGGCGGAGCGATCGCCCTGATGCCGGTCTATGCGCGCGACATTCTCGATGTGGGCGAAATGGGCCTCGGCCTGCTGCGCGCGGCGCCGGGCGTTGGCGCCATCATTGCCATCGCCATCATTACCGCGTTCCCGATCCGGGATTATGCGGGGTGGATCTTGCTCGTCTCCGTGGCCTTCTTCGGCTTGGCAACCGCTGTGTTCGGCGCCTCAACGCTTGCCTGGCTCTCCATCCTCGCCCTGATGTTTGTGGGCGGGTTCGACATGGTGTCGGTCTATGTCCGCGAGATTCTGGTGCAGATCTGGACGCCGGATACGGTGCGGGGGCGGGTGAATGCGGTGAACTCGATCTTCGTGGGCGCCTCCAATGAGTTGGGGGAGACGCGGGCCGGGTTCATGGCGGCGGCGCTGGGGCCGGTGTTTACCGTGGTGGCGGGGGGAATCGCGGCAGTGGGCGTGGCGGGGCTGTCGGCCTTCCTGTTCCCGAAGCTGCGGGATGCGCGGCGGCTGCATGAGGGGCGGCCAGAGCATTAG
- a CDS encoding PleD family two-component system response regulator produces MTARILVVDDIEANRRLLQAKLEAQYHTVLMAENGPQALEVAQRENPEIILLDVMMPGMDGYEVCQRLKADPTTSYIPVVMVTALSEMEDRVKGLAAGAEDFLTKPVDDFLLNSRITALMRYNTVASELRQREASGIRSGAMEELNRDEVDRPSRIFIVDDDARSSGRLANTLRAQGHKATTLMEAGDMGELATERVDVLILSLFARSFDPLKLIAHFKMNPVTRSISVILICDPHDKAKALRGLEIGASDMITIPIDRQELAARIRTQTRRTRYIDILRQRVDRGLELSVIDQLTGLHNRRYMNGQLEQFMQRAARGNQPLSLMMTDIDHFKAVNDTHGHQAGDDVLREIGKRLRANVRPTDVVCRTGGEEFVVLMPNTPGDLACAAAERIRKAVAAEEFPVLGGSQNLRITVSAGVSTLQGAGDTTDDLMHRADTALYQAKTGGRNRVESIAA; encoded by the coding sequence ATGACTGCCCGCATCCTCGTCGTGGACGACATCGAGGCGAACCGCCGCCTGCTTCAGGCCAAGCTGGAAGCCCAGTATCATACCGTCCTGATGGCGGAGAATGGTCCACAGGCGCTGGAAGTGGCGCAGCGTGAGAACCCCGAGATCATCCTGCTCGATGTGATGATGCCCGGCATGGACGGGTATGAGGTCTGCCAACGGCTGAAGGCCGATCCAACGACCTCCTACATTCCCGTCGTCATGGTCACCGCCCTCAGCGAGATGGAAGACCGTGTCAAAGGCCTCGCCGCCGGCGCCGAAGACTTCCTCACCAAGCCCGTGGACGACTTCCTGCTCAATTCCCGCATCACCGCCCTGATGCGTTACAACACGGTTGCGTCCGAACTGCGCCAGCGCGAGGCCAGCGGCATCCGCTCCGGCGCGATGGAGGAACTCAACCGCGACGAGGTCGACCGGCCCTCGCGCATCTTCATCGTGGACGACGATGCCCGCTCCTCCGGGCGCCTGGCCAACACCCTGCGCGCGCAGGGCCACAAGGCCACGACCCTGATGGAAGCCGGCGATATGGGCGAGCTTGCGACCGAGCGTGTCGACGTGCTGATCCTCTCGCTCTTTGCCCGCAGCTTTGATCCGTTGAAACTGATCGCGCATTTCAAGATGAACCCGGTCACCCGGTCCATTTCGGTAATCCTGATCTGCGATCCCCATGACAAGGCCAAGGCCCTGCGGGGGCTGGAAATCGGCGCTAGTGACATGATCACCATCCCGATCGACCGGCAGGAACTGGCCGCGCGCATCCGCACCCAGACACGCCGCACACGGTATATCGACATCCTGCGTCAGCGCGTGGACCGGGGCCTCGAGCTTTCGGTGATCGACCAGCTGACCGGCCTGCACAACCGGCGCTACATGAACGGCCAGCTTGAACAGTTCATGCAGCGCGCTGCGCGTGGCAATCAGCCCTTGTCGCTGATGATGACCGACATCGACCATTTCAAAGCCGTCAACGATACCCATGGCCATCAGGCAGGCGATGATGTGCTGCGGGAAATCGGCAAGCGCCTGCGGGCGAATGTCCGGCCCACAGATGTTGTCTGCCGCACGGGCGGGGAAGAGTTTGTGGTGCTGATGCCCAACACGCCGGGCGACCTTGCCTGCGCTGCCGCAGAGCGTATCCGCAAGGCGGTTGCGGCAGAGGAATTCCCCGTGCTCGGCGGGTCTCAGAACCTGCGCATCACTGTCAGCGCGGGCGTCTCCACGCTGCAGGGCGCCGGCGACACGACCGACGATCTGATGCACCGCGCCGACACCGCGCTCTACCAGGCCAAGACCGGCGGCCGGAACCGCGTCGAGAGCATCGCCGCCTGA
- a CDS encoding RidA family protein yields the protein MSTPEARLEALGIVLPTPMKPVATYVPFVITGNMLFVSGQVSATAEGRILGRLGENMELSAGQQAARVCGINLISQAKAAVGELSRIKRVVKLGGFVNSAPSFIDIPQVVNGCSDLMVEVFGPEVGAHARSAVACPTLPLGVAVEVDAIFEIA from the coding sequence ATGTCCACGCCCGAAGCCCGCCTTGAAGCCCTTGGCATCGTTCTGCCGACCCCGATGAAACCGGTTGCCACCTACGTGCCCTTCGTCATCACCGGCAACATGCTGTTCGTTTCCGGCCAGGTCTCGGCGACGGCGGAAGGCCGCATCCTTGGCCGCCTGGGCGAGAATATGGAGCTTTCCGCCGGCCAGCAGGCCGCGCGCGTCTGCGGTATCAACCTCATCTCGCAGGCCAAGGCCGCTGTGGGCGAGCTTTCCCGCATCAAGCGCGTCGTCAAGCTGGGCGGGTTCGTCAACTCTGCGCCGAGCTTCATCGACATTCCGCAGGTGGTGAATGGCTGCTCGGACCTGATGGTCGAGGTGTTCGGGCCGGAAGTGGGCGCGCATGCCCGCTCGGCCGTGGCCTGCCCGACCCTGCCGCTCGGTGTGGCCGTTGAAGTCGACGCGATCTTCGAGATCGCCTGA
- a CDS encoding NUDIX hydrolase: MSGMLKSAFDKEEDGDVIIKGKPSLRPKDAATLILVRRDQTQPRVLMGKRAGGSAFMPDKYVFPGGRVDPHDGKAVAWQELRAEVEAKLRLQSRRLPRSMALTAIRELFEETGLIMGRSAEMPDTCPVGWDDFHRMDIAPDLAPLTFIGRAVTPPYRPRRFDARFFMAEAEEALIDERPPVDGAELSDLQWVTLADAMKLDLPSVTRFMLGEIGERLAKPDEDHRPPYLRWTRSGHQTDRL; encoded by the coding sequence ATGTCCGGCATGCTCAAATCCGCTTTCGACAAAGAAGAAGACGGCGACGTCATCATCAAGGGGAAGCCAAGCCTGCGTCCGAAGGATGCGGCAACGCTGATCCTCGTGCGGCGCGACCAGACCCAGCCGCGCGTGCTGATGGGCAAGCGGGCCGGTGGCAGCGCTTTCATGCCCGACAAATACGTGTTCCCCGGCGGGCGCGTCGACCCGCATGACGGCAAGGCGGTTGCCTGGCAGGAACTGCGCGCAGAGGTCGAGGCAAAGCTGCGGCTGCAGTCACGCCGCCTGCCCCGCTCGATGGCGCTGACAGCGATTCGCGAACTGTTCGAGGAAACCGGCCTCATCATGGGCCGCTCGGCCGAGATGCCGGACACCTGCCCGGTTGGCTGGGACGATTTCCACAGGATGGACATCGCGCCTGATCTTGCCCCGCTGACCTTCATCGGCCGCGCCGTGACCCCGCCTTACCGCCCCCGGCGCTTTGACGCGCGCTTCTTCATGGCCGAGGCCGAAGAAGCGCTGATCGACGAGCGCCCCCCGGTAGACGGGGCGGAGCTCTCGGACCTGCAATGGGTGACGCTGGCGGACGCCATGAAGCTCGACCTGCCCTCGGTCACCCGGTTCATGCTGGGCGAGATCGGCGAGCGCCTGGCCAAGCCGGATGAGGATCACCGGCCGCCTTACCTGCGCTGGACCCGCAGCGGGCACCAGACCGACCGGCTGTGA
- a CDS encoding response regulator, whose product MVKKRSGKVLVVEDNELNMRLFCDLLGAYGFTTFQCRDGAKAVEIARKELPDLIIMDIQLPEVSGLDITRWLKDDKKVAHIPVLAVTAFAMRADEQRVREAGCEGYLSKPIQIASFIRAVEALMPKEPAA is encoded by the coding sequence ATGGTCAAGAAGCGATCCGGAAAGGTGCTTGTTGTTGAGGACAATGAACTCAACATGCGCCTCTTTTGCGACCTGTTGGGCGCATACGGCTTCACGACCTTTCAGTGCCGTGATGGGGCCAAAGCCGTGGAAATTGCTCGCAAGGAGCTTCCCGACCTCATCATCATGGACATCCAGCTGCCGGAAGTGTCGGGCCTCGACATCACCCGCTGGCTGAAGGACGACAAGAAAGTCGCCCATATTCCCGTCCTCGCCGTCACCGCCTTTGCCATGCGCGCCGATGAGCAGCGCGTGCGTGAAGCCGGTTGCGAGGGCTATCTCTCCAAGCCGATCCAGATTGCCTCCTTCATCCGCGCCGTTGAAGCGCTGATGCCCAAGGAACCGGCGGCATGA
- the rpmG gene encoding 50S ribosomal protein L33, which translates to MAKPATIKIRLNSTADTGFFYVTKKNPRTMTEKMVQRKYDPVAKKHVEFKEGKIK; encoded by the coding sequence ATGGCCAAACCCGCAACCATCAAAATCCGCCTGAATTCCACGGCTGATACCGGCTTTTTCTATGTGACGAAGAAGAACCCGCGCACGATGACCGAGAAAATGGTCCAGCGGAAGTATGATCCCGTCGCGAAGAAGCACGTCGAGTTCAAAGAAGGCAAGATCAAGTAA
- the rnr gene encoding ribonuclease R, producing MSFPDRQTVLDFLKENPDATSKADIARGLKVKGQERAVLRDVLKQLEEEGKLERTGKRSFAQADRPPPSGLVEFTRLTKEGDLVGQCVGDSGLFGPELIYGGPSGKSRGRAPGKGDRAVCKIVGREDGEWRAYVITLLEKRLSDRIVGLYEHAPRGGRVIPASRKERRELLIQEGDRKGAKDGDLVVAEPKPQGRRQLGPPLGVVKEVIGHITDARSASLIAIYAHDIPVDFPEAALVEAREKEPADAPRTDLRNTPLITIDPHDARDHDDAVWAEQTEDGGWKVIVAIADVAAYVTEGSALDKEAEKRGNSTYFPDRVVPMLPFELSADACSLRENEDRPCMAVEMIFSADGHKKRHRFLRATMRSAAKLSYEEAQAAIDGKPGGKAEELLETVLKPLWGAYAAVSKARDIRSPLDLDMPERRIMFTPEGELDGIVTKVRLDAHRLIEEFMIQANVAAAETLEQKNSPVMYRVHDTPSDAKVAAFAEFLQTLDMKWNIGERPQTHKFNKLLAEIRGGDYEGMISQMVLRTQAQAIYSEENLGHFGLNLAKYAHFTSPIRRYADLIVHRALIRAHDFGPDGLSERGAARLEEVAEHISMTERRSMAAERDATDRYLAIFLSDRVGAEFDGRITGVTPAGLFVALAGSGADGFVPISSISEDYWIHDEAAVAVYARGSGKTFSIGQIVRVRLREVTPLQGGLLLEMLSEPLPAPPGRQAARQAITRERGGPRSRSGGGGGGGPPRRGKPKFDKRTLPKKGKPKRR from the coding sequence ATGAGTTTTCCAGATAGACAGACTGTCCTTGATTTTCTGAAAGAAAATCCGGACGCGACCAGTAAAGCCGACATCGCCAGGGGCCTTAAAGTGAAGGGCCAGGAGCGCGCCGTGCTGCGCGATGTGCTCAAACAGCTTGAGGAAGAAGGCAAGCTGGAGCGCACCGGCAAGCGCAGCTTTGCGCAGGCCGACCGCCCGCCCCCTTCGGGCCTCGTTGAATTTACCCGCCTCACCAAAGAGGGCGATCTTGTCGGCCAGTGCGTCGGCGATAGCGGCCTTTTCGGGCCGGAGCTGATCTATGGCGGCCCCTCGGGCAAGAGCCGGGGCCGCGCGCCGGGCAAGGGCGACCGGGCGGTCTGCAAGATCGTCGGCCGCGAGGATGGCGAATGGCGCGCCTATGTCATCACGCTGCTGGAGAAGCGCCTCAGCGACCGCATCGTCGGCCTCTATGAACACGCCCCGCGCGGTGGCCGGGTCATCCCCGCCAGCCGCAAGGAGCGGCGCGAGCTGCTGATCCAGGAGGGCGACCGCAAGGGCGCCAAGGATGGCGATCTCGTCGTGGCAGAGCCAAAGCCGCAGGGCCGCCGCCAGCTTGGCCCGCCGCTGGGCGTGGTCAAAGAGGTGATCGGCCATATCACCGATGCCCGCTCGGCCAGCCTCATCGCGATCTATGCGCATGACATTCCGGTGGACTTTCCAGAAGCCGCGCTTGTCGAAGCACGCGAGAAGGAACCGGCGGACGCTCCGCGTACCGATCTTCGCAATACGCCGCTGATCACCATCGACCCGCATGACGCGCGCGACCATGACGATGCCGTCTGGGCCGAGCAGACCGAAGATGGCGGCTGGAAGGTGATCGTGGCGATTGCCGATGTGGCCGCCTATGTCACCGAAGGTTCCGCCCTCGACAAGGAAGCGGAGAAGCGGGGCAACTCGACCTACTTCCCCGACCGGGTCGTCCCCATGCTGCCGTTTGAGCTGTCGGCGGACGCTTGTTCCCTGCGCGAGAATGAAGACCGGCCGTGCATGGCGGTGGAGATGATCTTCTCTGCTGACGGCCACAAGAAGCGCCACCGCTTCCTGCGCGCCACGATGCGCTCGGCGGCAAAGCTCTCCTATGAGGAGGCGCAGGCCGCCATTGACGGCAAGCCCGGCGGCAAGGCCGAGGAGCTTCTGGAAACGGTGCTGAAGCCGCTCTGGGGCGCCTATGCGGCCGTCTCCAAGGCGCGCGACATCCGCAGCCCGCTCGATCTCGACATGCCTGAGCGCCGGATCATGTTCACCCCCGAGGGTGAGCTGGACGGCATCGTGACGAAAGTCCGCCTCGACGCGCACCGCCTGATCGAAGAGTTCATGATCCAGGCCAATGTCGCGGCCGCTGAAACGCTGGAGCAGAAGAACAGCCCCGTCATGTACCGCGTGCATGATACCCCGTCGGACGCGAAAGTGGCGGCGTTTGCGGAGTTCCTGCAGACGCTCGACATGAAATGGAATATTGGCGAACGTCCGCAGACGCACAAGTTCAACAAGCTGCTCGCAGAGATACGCGGCGGGGATTATGAAGGCATGATCTCCCAGATGGTGCTGCGCACGCAGGCGCAGGCGATCTATTCGGAAGAAAACCTCGGCCACTTCGGCCTCAACCTCGCCAAATATGCCCACTTCACCTCGCCCATCCGCCGCTACGCAGACCTGATCGTCCACCGCGCGTTGATCCGGGCGCATGATTTCGGCCCCGATGGCCTTTCCGAGCGCGGCGCCGCGCGGCTTGAGGAAGTTGCCGAACATATCTCGATGACAGAGCGCCGCTCGATGGCCGCTGAACGCGACGCGACCGACCGCTATCTGGCGATCTTCCTGTCAGACCGGGTCGGCGCCGAGTTTGATGGCCGCATCACGGGCGTCACGCCGGCCGGCCTCTTTGTGGCGCTGGCAGGCTCAGGCGCCGATGGCTTCGTGCCGATCTCGTCCATCTCGGAAGATTACTGGATACATGACGAGGCGGCGGTCGCCGTCTATGCGCGCGGCTCGGGGAAAACTTTCTCCATCGGCCAGATTGTGCGTGTACGTTTGCGCGAAGTCACCCCGCTTCAGGGCGGGCTGCTGCTGGAGATGCTGTCAGAGCCTCTGCCGGCACCACCAGGCCGCCAGGCTGCGCGCCAGGCGATCACCCGCGAGCGCGGCGGCCCACGCAGCCGTAGCGGCGGAGGCGGCGGTGGTGGCCCACCCCGCAGAGGCAAACCGAAATTCGACAAACGCACCCTGCCCAAGAAGGGCAAGCCGAAGCGGCGGTGA
- the topA gene encoding type I DNA topoisomerase, protein MKLVVVESPAKAKTINKYLGKDYKVLASYGHIRDLPSKNGSVDPENDFEMVWEADSKSAKRISDIANALKDADTLILATDPDREGEAISWHLVEALRKRRALKKDVAIERVVFNAITKSAVTQAMEHPRAIDAELVDAYLARRALDYLVGFNLSPVLWRKLPGSRSAGRVQSVALRIVCDRENEIESFRAQEYWNIVAELRAPDGTAFEARLHSLDGETLKKFTLGNQGDANRALEIVKVGGYSVVSVEAKPVKRNPPPPFITSTLQQEASRKLGFNAKRTMQAAQKLYEEGRITYMRTDGVNMAEEAYVAARTMIQSNYGARYLPENTRRYSSKAKNAQEAHEAIRPTDFNLRPEDYHGDGDLKKLYTLVWRRAVASQMETALFERTTIDLASKDKRAGLRATGQVLVFDGFIKLYTEGHDAGDDDDDAEGRLPKMAEGQHADLLKADANQSFTQPPPRYTEASLVKRLEELGIGRPSTYASTMSTLEDRGYVRIEGKALVPEDKGRLVTAFLENFFSRYVEYDFTAGLEEKLDVISDGKLDWKAFLREFWQQFAADIDGTKDLRVSAVLDALNEALGAYVFPRQDAEGNPIENPRQCPLCKEGELSMKLGKFGAFVGCSRHPECKYTRQFSSEGGDAAINPDGNEIGIHPDTGAMILLKSGRFGPYVEMANGEKPKRASLAKADNAAELTLERAVELLSLPREVGPHPEDGEMILANFGRFGPYVQHGKTYANLKDPRDVFTIGVNHAVSLIEDKKARGSARGGAAALKALGDHPDGGAIEVFEGRYGPYVKWGKVNATLPKEITPDVVTLEQAIELVNAKGGSAKKKAPAKKAAAKKPAAKKAAPKKKAPAKKAEE, encoded by the coding sequence ATGAAACTTGTCGTCGTAGAGTCTCCGGCAAAGGCCAAAACGATCAACAAGTACCTGGGGAAGGACTATAAGGTCCTCGCCTCCTACGGTCACATCCGCGATCTGCCCTCGAAAAATGGCTCGGTTGACCCGGAAAACGACTTCGAAATGGTCTGGGAGGCCGATTCCAAGTCTGCCAAGCGCATCTCCGACATCGCCAACGCCCTGAAGGACGCCGACACGCTGATCCTGGCGACTGACCCTGATCGCGAGGGCGAGGCCATCTCCTGGCACCTGGTCGAGGCGCTGAGAAAGCGCCGGGCGCTCAAGAAAGATGTCGCCATCGAGCGCGTCGTGTTCAACGCCATCACCAAGAGCGCCGTGACCCAGGCAATGGAGCATCCGCGCGCCATCGACGCCGAACTGGTCGACGCCTATCTGGCGCGCCGGGCGCTGGACTATCTGGTCGGCTTCAACCTCTCCCCGGTCCTCTGGCGCAAGCTGCCGGGCTCGCGCTCGGCGGGCCGCGTTCAGTCTGTGGCGCTGCGGATCGTGTGCGACCGCGAAAACGAGATCGAGAGCTTCCGGGCGCAGGAATACTGGAACATCGTGGCAGAGCTGCGCGCGCCCGACGGCACCGCCTTTGAAGCCCGCCTGCACAGCCTCGACGGCGAAACGCTGAAGAAGTTCACCCTCGGCAATCAGGGCGACGCAAACCGCGCGCTGGAGATCGTCAAGGTCGGCGGCTATTCGGTCGTCAGCGTTGAGGCCAAGCCCGTCAAGCGCAATCCGCCTCCGCCGTTCATCACTTCGACACTGCAACAGGAAGCCAGCCGCAAGCTCGGATTCAACGCCAAGCGCACGATGCAGGCCGCTCAGAAGCTCTACGAAGAAGGCCGCATCACCTATATGCGTACCGACGGCGTGAACATGGCCGAGGAAGCCTATGTCGCCGCCCGCACGATGATCCAGTCCAACTATGGCGCGCGGTATCTGCCGGAAAATACGCGGCGCTATTCCTCCAAGGCGAAGAATGCGCAGGAGGCCCACGAGGCCATCCGCCCGACCGACTTCAATCTGCGCCCGGAAGATTACCACGGCGACGGCGACCTGAAGAAACTCTACACGCTCGTCTGGCGCCGGGCTGTCGCCTCGCAGATGGAAACGGCGCTGTTCGAGCGCACAACCATCGACCTTGCCTCCAAGGACAAGCGCGCGGGCCTGCGCGCCACCGGCCAGGTGCTGGTGTTTGATGGCTTCATCAAGCTCTACACCGAAGGTCATGACGCCGGGGATGATGATGACGACGCCGAAGGCCGCCTGCCGAAGATGGCCGAAGGTCAGCATGCTGACCTCCTGAAGGCGGACGCCAACCAGTCCTTCACCCAGCCGCCCCCGCGCTATACCGAAGCCTCGCTCGTCAAGCGCCTTGAAGAACTCGGAATTGGCCGCCCGTCCACCTATGCCTCCACCATGTCGACGCTGGAAGATCGCGGCTATGTCCGCATCGAGGGCAAGGCGCTGGTGCCGGAAGACAAAGGCCGGCTTGTCACCGCCTTCCTCGAAAACTTCTTCAGCCGCTATGTGGAATATGACTTCACGGCCGGCCTGGAAGAAAAGCTCGACGTCATCTCCGATGGCAAGCTCGACTGGAAAGCCTTCCTGCGCGAATTCTGGCAGCAGTTTGCCGCTGACATTGACGGCACGAAAGACCTGCGCGTTTCTGCCGTGCTCGACGCGCTGAACGAGGCGCTGGGCGCCTATGTGTTCCCGCGCCAGGACGCCGAAGGCAACCCCATCGAAAACCCGCGCCAGTGCCCGCTCTGCAAAGAGGGCGAGCTGTCGATGAAGCTCGGCAAGTTCGGCGCCTTCGTTGGCTGCTCGCGCCATCCCGAGTGCAAATACACCCGCCAGTTTTCCTCCGAGGGCGGAGATGCCGCGATCAATCCCGATGGCAACGAGATCGGCATCCACCCCGATACCGGCGCCATGATCCTGCTGAAATCAGGCCGGTTTGGCCCCTATGTGGAAATGGCCAATGGCGAAAAGCCAAAGCGCGCCAGCCTCGCCAAGGCAGACAATGCTGCCGAGCTGACCCTTGAACGCGCCGTGGAGCTGCTCAGCCTGCCGCGCGAAGTTGGTCCGCACCCGGAAGATGGCGAAATGATCCTCGCCAATTTCGGCCGCTTCGGGCCGTATGTTCAGCATGGCAAAACCTACGCCAACCTGAAAGACCCGCGCGACGTGTTCACCATCGGCGTCAACCACGCCGTCTCGCTGATCGAAGACAAGAAAGCCCGCGGCTCAGCCCGCGGGGGCGCCGCAGCGCTCAAAGCCCTCGGCGATCACCCGGACGGCGGCGCCATCGAGGTGTTCGAAGGCCGCTACGGGCCTTACGTGAAATGGGGCAAGGTCAACGCCACCCTGCCCAAGGAGATCACGCCCGACGTGGTGACGCTGGAACAGGCCATCGAACTCGTAAACGCTAAAGGCGGCAGCGCGAAGAAAAAGGCCCCGGCCAAGAAAGCAGCCGCGAAAAAGCCGGCGGCAAAGAAAGCTGCGCCGAAGAAAAAAGCGCCGGCGAAGAAGGCTGAGGAATAG
- a CDS encoding DNA polymerase IV, whose protein sequence is MSSLCRDCQYRSEAELTACPACGSRRIVSHAALFSLTIAHVDCDAFYASVEKRDNPTLKDKPLIVGGGQRGVVTTCCYIARLYGVRSAMPMFKALKACPDAVVVPPDFRKYREAAKAIRAEMDHLTPLVQQVSIDEAYLDLSGTDRLHGAPPAASLARLAKNVEREVGVTVSVGLSSNKFLAKTASELDKPRGFAIIAPEEAEAFLAPHPVGFLHGVGPKFAESLNKDGFYTIEDIQKADLKSLIRRYGETGDWLKRCAHGRDNRKVNPHEDRKSVSSETTFFEDTADIGILEDHLWRLSVKTADRAKAEGVSGRVVTLKLKTSDFHPLTRRLSLTEPTQLAQVVFRASRPLLLKEATGRVKYRLIGVGLSDLSDFRADGTDLIDPKVAKRAAAERASDQARAKFGTGAVVTGRAAKYIRKPEG, encoded by the coding sequence ATGTCGAGTCTTTGCCGCGATTGCCAGTACAGGTCCGAGGCGGAACTCACCGCCTGCCCCGCCTGTGGCAGCCGCAGGATCGTCTCTCACGCCGCCCTTTTCAGCCTGACAATCGCGCATGTGGACTGTGACGCCTTCTACGCTTCTGTAGAAAAGCGAGATAATCCAACGCTTAAGGACAAGCCCCTGATCGTGGGCGGAGGCCAGCGGGGCGTGGTGACGACCTGCTGCTACATTGCCCGGCTTTATGGCGTGCGCTCGGCCATGCCCATGTTCAAGGCACTGAAAGCCTGCCCGGACGCGGTTGTGGTGCCGCCAGACTTCCGGAAATACCGGGAAGCGGCCAAAGCGATTCGCGCCGAAATGGACCATCTCACGCCCCTCGTGCAGCAGGTTTCCATCGATGAGGCCTATCTGGACCTGTCCGGAACGGACCGCCTCCACGGCGCCCCGCCGGCTGCCAGCCTCGCCCGGCTGGCCAAAAACGTGGAACGGGAAGTGGGCGTGACGGTCTCCGTCGGCCTCTCCTCCAACAAATTCCTCGCCAAGACGGCCAGCGAACTCGACAAGCCGCGCGGCTTTGCCATCATCGCGCCGGAGGAGGCCGAAGCCTTCCTGGCACCCCATCCGGTCGGCTTCCTGCACGGGGTTGGCCCGAAATTCGCCGAGTCGCTTAACAAGGACGGCTTCTACACCATTGAGGACATCCAGAAGGCGGACCTTAAAAGCCTGATCCGGCGCTATGGCGAAACCGGCGACTGGCTCAAACGCTGCGCCCATGGCCGAGACAACCGGAAAGTGAACCCGCATGAAGACCGCAAATCGGTCTCCAGCGAGACGACCTTCTTCGAGGACACTGCCGACATCGGCATTCTGGAGGATCACCTCTGGCGCCTCAGCGTGAAAACCGCTGACCGGGCCAAGGCCGAAGGCGTCTCAGGCCGCGTGGTGACGCTGAAACTGAAAACCTCAGACTTCCACCCGCTGACCCGCCGCCTGTCCCTCACCGAGCCGACACAGCTGGCCCAGGTGGTGTTCCGGGCGTCCCGGCCCCTGCTGCTGAAGGAAGCCACCGGCCGCGTGAAATACCGGCTGATCGGCGTTGGCCTGTCAGACCTGTCGGACTTCCGCGCTGATGGCACCGATCTCATCGACCCCAAAGTCGCCAAACGCGCCGCCGCCGAACGCGCCTCCGACCAGGCCCGCGCCAAGTTCGGCACCGGCGCTGTCGTGACCGGACGAGCTGCAAAATACATCCGGAAACCTGAGGGCTGA